The sequence below is a genomic window from Flavobacterium keumense.
CTGCTTTTCCTGCGGTAAACAACATGGAAGGAAGAGGTTCTTTGCGTGATATCAAAGAGAAAGCAGATGATAAAAATAGTAAAGAAGAATTAATAGAGTTTTTAGAAAATTTTAATGTTAGAACTGTCTTGACAGCGCATCCAACACAATTTTATCCTGGGGCTGTTTTGGGAATTATAAATGATTTGACTGCAGCAATTCGTGAAAATAATTTATTAGGGATCAAACAATTATTAGCACAATTAGGTAAAACTCCTTTCATTCAAAACGAAAAACCAAATCCGTACGACGAAGCTGTTAGCTTAGTTTGGTATCTAGAAAATGTTTTTTATGAGACAGCAGGAGAGATGGTTCATTATTTAGAGAAAAATTTATTTAGTGGAAATTCAATAAAAAATCCGTTAATTAAATTGGGTTTTTGGCCAGGTGGAGACCGAGATGGGAATCCATTTGTAACCACTGAAATTACCTTAAAAGTAGCTGACCGTTTAAGAACTTCTATCTTAAAATGTTATTATGTTGAAATGAGACGTTTGAAACGAAAATTAACATTTTCGGGTGTAGATATTTTGGTGTCAGAGTTAGAGCAAAAATTGTATCGCTCCGTTTTTTATTCTAAAGGTGAAATTTTTATCACTCTTGACGAATTTATTTCTCAATTAAAAAGGATTAGAACTATAATTGTTGAACAGCATCAGTCGCTATATGTAGATCAATTAGACGCATTGTTAATCAAAGTAAATTTGTTTGGGTTTCATTTTGCTACTTTAGATATTCGTCAAAATAGCAAAGTTCATGACGCCGTTTTTAGAGATGTTGTGAATTTCTATTTACAATCAGGGTCAAAAGTATTTCCAACGAATTATTTTGAGCTTACTGAAAGCGAAAAAATAGACGTTTTATCAAATGTTTCTGGAAATTTAAATCCTGAAGATTTTGAAAATGAAATGACAAATTCAACATTAGGTTCCATCCAAGCCATTAAAACGATACAAAAAAATAACGGCGAATTCGGGTCAAATCGTTATATTATTAGTAATAATGAGAGCGCTCTAAATGTAATGGAGACTTTTGCATTGTTTAAATTAAGTGATTGGGATTTACCTACAGTTGATATTATTCCTCTTTTTGAATCAGTTGATGATTTGCAAAATGCACATGAAATTATGGAAAAGTTATATACTAATCCTGCTTACGCAAAACATCTTGAAACTCGAAATAAAAAACAAACTATCATGTTAGGTTTTTCGGATGGAACTAAAGATGGTGGATATTTAATGGCAAATTGGAGTATTTATAAAGCAAAAGAATCGCTGACTGAAATCTCAAGAAAGTACGGAATTAAAGTAATCTTCTTTGATGGTAGAGGTGGACCTCCTGCAAGAGGTGGAGGTAAAACACATAAATTCTATGCTTCTTTAGGTCCAAATATCGAAAATAATGAAATCCAAGTTACTGTTCAAGGACAAACGATTAGTTCTAATTTTGGTACTTTAGACTCTTGTCGACATAACCTAGAAAATTTGTTGAGTGCAGGTGTAACTAACCAGGTATTCGCTAAAGGAAGAAATGAGTTAACCCAGGATGAAAAAAAGATTTTAAATCAATTAGCTGAATTAGGGTATGAAAAATATTTAAGTTTTAAAAACCATCCTAAATTCATCCCGTATTTAGAACAAATGAGTACCTTAAAATATTATGCTAAAACTAATATTGGTAGTCGTCCATCAAAAAGAAGTAAGTCTGAGAATTTGGATTTTGCTGATTTAAGAGCTATTCCATTTGTGGGTTCTTGGAGTCAGTTGAAACAAAATGTACCTGGATTTTTTGGTGTTGGAACTGCCTTAAAATATTTTGAAGATACCAACCAATGGGATAAAGTTCAAAACTTATATGATGGTTCCTTGTTCTTTAAAACCTTGTTAGAAAACAGTATGATGTCATTGGCAAAATCATTTTTTCCTTTAACAGCTTATATGAGTAAAGATCCAGAGTTTGGTGAATTTTGGCTAATTATTTATAATGAATTTTTGGAAACTAAACGTTTGTTATTGAAAATCGCAGGACACAAAGAGTTAATGGAAAACTATCCAGACGGTAAGGCTTCTATTGATATAAGAGAACGTATCGTATTGCCATTGTTAACAATACAACAATATGGATTAACTCGAATCAATGAGTTGATGAAACAAAAAAATCCTGATGAAAAATTGATTAGTGTATACGAAAAAATTGTGACTCGTTCACTTTTTGGAAATACTAATGCAAGTAGAAACTCAGCTTAAATTTTTGATATGAAATCGAGTCAATTATCAGAAATGGAATATTCGACATTTAATGCTGCCTATATCAAAGCAGCAGGAGATGTTGATTTAATTGAAGAACTAGAGATTTGTTTGCATGATTTTATACGATTTGTGCAAAATATTCCTATGGATAAGTTTGATTATCGGTATGCTGAAGGTAAATGGACTATCAAAGAAATAATTCAACACATCATTGATACCGAACGAATTTTTGCATATCGTGCTCTACGAATTTCTAGAAACGATTTAACTCCACTCCCAGGATTTGATGAAAATTTTTTCACCAATAATACAGAAGGAAATTCAAGAAGTCTTCAAAGTTTGCTAACGGAATTATCAGCAGTAAGGCATTCTAATTTATTGCTTTTTAAAAGTTTTTCTGAAGAACAATTGAAGAGAGTAGGAGTTGCTTCGGATCATGCAATTTCTGTTAGAGCTATTGGATTTATTTTAATTGGGCATCAAAAACAACATCAAAAAGTATTTGAAGAACGTTATTTGTAATTAAAAATGTAATACAAAAAGGCTATCTATTTTTTATAGATAGCCTTTTTTAGATAGTAGCGAATTAATAATTATTCATCATCTTCGTCGTCTTCGTCTTCAATATCGTCAAAGTCTTTATCATCTTCGTCATCATCTCCATCTTCCGAATCATTGTCTAGTTTGTCGTCTTCTGTTTCGTCATCACTATCGTCTTCGTCTAGTTCAAGTCCTTTAATCGGTGCAACGACTTCGTCGATGATTACATCATCTTCATCATAGTTTTCGATTCTATCAGAAAGTTTAGTACTTACTTTTACTAAATAAATAGTATCTTCTGTTCTTACTTCTACTGCTTCGACTAACTCGTTTTTTGCATTTTTAAAACGAATAACATCTGAATCATCATAACCATCAGGAAATTTTTCGACTAACAAGTTTAAAATTTCATTGGTAAGTTTAGCGTAGTCAACAATTACTCTTTTCATAAATTGGGATATATTCTATAGGTCTAATAAATAAGCAAAAATTAAAGGTGCTACAATGGTAGCATCAGATTCAATAATGAACTTTGGAGTGTTGATGTCCAATTTACCCCAAGTTATTTTTTCATTTGGAACTGCTCCAGAGTAAGATCCATAACTGGTTGTAGAATCTGAAATTTGACAGAAATAGCTCCAGAAAGGAATGTTATGCATTTCCATATCTTGGTACAACATTGGTACTACACAAATAGGAAAATCTCCTGCAATACCTCCACCAATTTGGAAGAATCCAATTCCGTTAGCGCTATTTTTTGGATACCAATCAGC
It includes:
- a CDS encoding DinB family protein, with product MKSSQLSEMEYSTFNAAYIKAAGDVDLIEELEICLHDFIRFVQNIPMDKFDYRYAEGKWTIKEIIQHIIDTERIFAYRALRISRNDLTPLPGFDENFFTNNTEGNSRSLQSLLTELSAVRHSNLLLFKSFSEEQLKRVGVASDHAISVRAIGFILIGHQKQHQKVFEERYL
- a CDS encoding phosphoenolpyruvate carboxylase translates to MYTLPKIERFNQDVLSKYHIYNSVFITLPFDSIDNTGVLLPLFTEVCETGFKKQETPGEIVEFFAKKYLHTDSESDKIDLMFRFIQYIERQIVLFDAIEDAAFPAVNNMEGRGSLRDIKEKADDKNSKEELIEFLENFNVRTVLTAHPTQFYPGAVLGIINDLTAAIRENNLLGIKQLLAQLGKTPFIQNEKPNPYDEAVSLVWYLENVFYETAGEMVHYLEKNLFSGNSIKNPLIKLGFWPGGDRDGNPFVTTEITLKVADRLRTSILKCYYVEMRRLKRKLTFSGVDILVSELEQKLYRSVFYSKGEIFITLDEFISQLKRIRTIIVEQHQSLYVDQLDALLIKVNLFGFHFATLDIRQNSKVHDAVFRDVVNFYLQSGSKVFPTNYFELTESEKIDVLSNVSGNLNPEDFENEMTNSTLGSIQAIKTIQKNNGEFGSNRYIISNNESALNVMETFALFKLSDWDLPTVDIIPLFESVDDLQNAHEIMEKLYTNPAYAKHLETRNKKQTIMLGFSDGTKDGGYLMANWSIYKAKESLTEISRKYGIKVIFFDGRGGPPARGGGKTHKFYASLGPNIENNEIQVTVQGQTISSNFGTLDSCRHNLENLLSAGVTNQVFAKGRNELTQDEKKILNQLAELGYEKYLSFKNHPKFIPYLEQMSTLKYYAKTNIGSRPSKRSKSENLDFADLRAIPFVGSWSQLKQNVPGFFGVGTALKYFEDTNQWDKVQNLYDGSLFFKTLLENSMMSLAKSFFPLTAYMSKDPEFGEFWLIIYNEFLETKRLLLKIAGHKELMENYPDGKASIDIRERIVLPLLTIQQYGLTRINELMKQKNPDEKLISVYEKIVTRSLFGNTNASRNSA
- a CDS encoding DNA primase — encoded protein: MKRVIVDYAKLTNEILNLLVEKFPDGYDDSDVIRFKNAKNELVEAVEVRTEDTIYLVKVSTKLSDRIENYDEDDVIIDEVVAPIKGLELDEDDSDDETEDDKLDNDSEDGDDDEDDKDFDDIEDEDDEDDE